In Citrus sinensis cultivar Valencia sweet orange chromosome 4, DVS_A1.0, whole genome shotgun sequence, one DNA window encodes the following:
- the LOC102609630 gene encoding cytochrome P450 77A3-like: MAVAIHLFFTFLAFLLSGLIFFLASRKTKSKRPNLPPGPPGWPVVGNLFQVARSGKPFFKYVDDLLPIYGPIFTLRMGTRTMIILSDAKLVHEALIEKGSLFATRPRENPTRTIFSCNKFTVNAALYGPVWRSLRRNMVQNMLSSSRIREFREVRNKAMDKLINRLKAEAEATNGIVWVLKNARFAVFCILLAMCFGIDMDEKTIEKMDQVMKSVLIVLDPRIDDYLPILSPFFSKQRKRAREVRKEQVDFMVPFIELRRKMLQNPGSDKTAMSFSYLDTLFDLKIEGRTSGPSNEELVTLCSEFLNGGTDTTATAVEWGIAQLIANPGVQEKVYDEIKRTVGDDPDRKVDEKDVEKMPYLQAVVKELLRKHPPTYFSLTHAVTEATTLAGYDIPTDANVEIFLPGIGDDPKLWAHPERFDPERFVSGREDADITGVTGVKMMPFGVGRRICPGLGMATVHVHLMIARMVQEFEWGAYPPKSKLDFTGKLEFTVVMKDALRALIKPRA; this comes from the coding sequence atggcAGTGGCGATTCATCTCTTCTTCACTTTCCtagcttttcttctttcagggttaattttctttctagcTTCCcggaaaacaaaatcaaaacgTCCGAATCTTCCTCCAGGCCCTCCGGGCTGGCCAGTTGTTGGCAATCTCTTCCAAGTAGCTCGCTCCGGCAAGCCTTTCTTCAAATACGTCGATGATCTTCTCCCAATATACGGTCCGATTTTCACCCTCAGGATGGGAACAAGAACCATGATCATCCTGAGCGACGCCAAGCTAGTCCACGAAGCCCTCATCGAAAAGGGTAGTCTCTTCGCCACTCGCCCTAGAGAAAACCCTACCAGAACCATCTTCAGCTGCAACAAGTTCACCGTCAACGCCGCCCTTTACGGGCCCGTCTGGCGGTCCCTGCGAAGAAACATGGTGCAGAACATGCTCAGTTCAAGCAGAATTAGGGAGTTCCGTGAAGTCAGAAACAAGGCAATGGATAAATTAATCAACAGGCTCAAAGCTGAAGCCGAAGCTACCAACGGAATCGTTTGGGTGCTTAAAAACGCCCGTTTCGCCGTGTTCTGTATCCTACTAGCTATGTGTTTTGGGATTGACATGGATGAGAAGACGATTGAGAAAATGGATCAAGTGATGAAGAGTGTGTTGATTGTTTTGGATCCGAGAATCGACGATTATTTGCCAATTTTGagtccttttttttccaagcAAAGGAAGAGAGCACGGGAAGTGAGGAAAGAGCAAGTTGATTTTATGGTACCCTTTATTGAATTGCGGAGAAAAATGCTTCAGAATCCAGGATCTGACAAAACGGCAATGTCGTTTTCGTACTTGGACACTCTATTTGACCTGAAAATTGAAGGGAGAACATCAGGGCCGTCCAATGAAGAGCTAGTCACGCTCTGCTCGGAGTTTCTCAACGGTGGGACCGACACGACGGCTACGGCGGTAGAGTGGGGGATAGCGCAGCTGATTGCTAACCCTGGTGTTCAGGAAAAAGTCTATGATGAGATTAAACGGACGGTTGGTGATGATCCTGATCGAAAAGTTGACGAGAAGGATGTTGAAAAAATGCCTTATTTACAAGCCGTGGTGAAAGAATTGTTACGTAAACACCCACCGACTTACTTCTCTTTAACCCATGCAGTAACTGAGGCTACTACACTAGCTGGCTATGATATACCAACTGATGCCAATGTTGAGATTTTCTTGCCCGGAATTGGGGACGATCCGAAATTGTGGGCCCACCCGGAGAGGTTCGATCCGGAAAGGTTCGTCTCCGGCAGGGAAGACGCGGATATCACCGGCGTCACGGGGGTTAAAATGATGCCGTTTGGTGTTGGGAGGAGGATTTGTCCCGGTTTGGGCATGGCAACGGTTCATGTGCACCTAATGATAGCAAGAATGGTACAAGAATTTGAATGGGGTGCTTATCCACCAAAGAGCAAGTTGGATTTTACAGGCAAATTGGAATTCACTGTGGTGATGAAGGATGCTCTTCGAGCTTTGATCAAACCAAGGGCTTGA